Part of the Paramisgurnus dabryanus chromosome 21, PD_genome_1.1, whole genome shotgun sequence genome, aTATTTTTGCATTCGActattacatttaataaaatttcGTTTAATTCCTAAGTACATTAAAATCTAGTGTGTTTCCTCAAGTAAAAGGAAGTAAAAGTTGTATTGATTACTTGATGTActtgtttatgaaatataattgggtaaaaatatgatattatgctttggaatgtagtGAAGTATGTTTAAAAAACCCTGATAAagtacaaaaaatataaataactaacAAATATAATGTATAATTTTGTACAATAATTTGTCTGCAAAAATGGACACAAAATACAAACAGGTTAAAGGTTGATTAGTAATCGAGGAAATATTAGAATGCacatttcaaatatgtttatatacattcctacttaaaggtgcattgtgtaactttcaGAAGGAtctcttttgacagaaatgcaatataatatccataactatattatcagtggtgattaggggtgtcacgattctccaaatcctcgattcaattacattttcgattctaatgTCACGGTTCGATTctcgatatatatatatatatatatatatatatatatatatatatatatatatatatatatatatatatatatatatatatatatatatatattttgaaagacaaaaattatatgccttcattattattataattattattattatagtttcacattaacatgcacattgcgtgcttttcctcgcatgggggtttgtgggctttactTACACGAGAGAGCATTTCCTGccagctgaggcaaactatcccttttgtttaaaatgtaacccgctgcatcttggcgCCTCTCTCACTCTCATGCACGTTTGACAAGCCGACCgtacgtgacatgggggcgtggcagcatcgacgatcccattttttttaattcgaagttcgaggttgtgacttaatttcgatcgatttcgatcGAAATCGTGACCCCCTTAGTGGTGATTAATGACCTTACATAATGGactatattgtttttattgcctcagaatgagctgtttttatctacatacaccgcaggtccccttacatgtaAGTCACCATTTCGctccatcatgtttctacagtagccctaaacggacaaactgctctacagacaCGTTTTGTCTAGGTTGCGTACACACAATTTGGTGCGTGAGATGCGTGTACGGACGTTTTTatgaacaaataaaaaacttattttcGTACATTTTGAAGAAATGTTGTTacttatttaaaaacaactacTACAACATACGCCACTCCAGGCATGTGGTCCATTATTAATATGACCTTAGCAGGATTGGCTATTGTTTAAGGCCTGTTCTggtatagtttattttgatttgtgtttatttcttggtatattcattaaataattacttttgaaTTTGTGTTATgcgtattaatatttactgccaggtaaaccttgcaaaatattttatttaaataatctcaACAATGTGTGAGAATGATTTcatgaaacaaacaaaaatgtatgagaattaaatgtcaaagcactAAAACAGGCAATAAATCACCAAAGCACCAAAACAGTCAGTTAATCGTCATAACCGTCAAAACTGAAACgccacaatttattaaccatcagccaaatttcataaccgtGACAGCCCTGGCCTtaatgccttcctgccttggaatgcTTCCTTCAAATGCAGCATTTTAGAGTTTTCAGATGCAGTCATTTTCACatacgatgacatgtttgtcctgtagtgactaccatatgcgttttaaaattgaggggtgagctgttggttgcattTCTCaatcttaccactagatgccgctaaaatgcaCACACACCACTTTTAAAATACTAAATAAAGGTCTCCCAGCTGTTCTTCTGTCTCGTCAGGCCTTATATGAGCAGACTCAGAGCTGTTTTCTTTGCGAAGAGAGGAAGTATTATGTGGTGGGCAGGAACTATGGCCAACGCGTTTTGGAGAAAGCATATGTTCCATAATGACAttgagtacgtttacatgcacagaataagcggataactataaaaaaacagcttattatagaaaactgttttcatgcgtttacatgcaaatcaataaaccggctatgcagtcaactgcgtttacatgggacttggagaattatcagttttctcgcaggcagtgacgtcaccacctatagtacatagtagtcgatcaaaaagccgacggcatatctgtcttaagctgtactgttggATCTCTTCTCAGGTCttcagaacctgtaaatgtaacatgagcttctattttaacagtttctctgccaactgctttagtcgagcggagacttttatgcgttactttgcgcttacttccgcttgtgacgtttatctttcatacgcggggacatgcgcacatggacaaaaccgtgagaaagcgggttaaggtgtttacatgccacgcaaaatcggcgtaatgagcaaaaaactacctgtgccaatcggtttttgcttacgccgtttatgggctttccccgataaAGGAAAACCGTTTTAcccgtttacatgaccccacacgttatcagtttattgagcataatcggcgtaagactgtgcatgtaaacgcactccgTATCACACCATTTCAGTTGATTCAcctaattaaaataaatcaaaggaataataaataaattatcaaaacaATGCAAATGGATAAAATAGCTGTGCTTCATTGTAAGCAAACCATTGCTATGGACTTATAAACATCTCTATGATTATTACCACTGTTGTACATTAAATAACCTGATCTCTATGGTTTTGTGAATTTTGCAGGTTTTTGAACCCCTTGGGCATGCTTCTTGGTGGTGTAGTTGTAGCTGCGGTCTTCATGGGCTCTGTATGGGCAGGAGAGAACCAGGCTATGATCAAGAATTTTAAAAAGAAGAATCCATCTCTGTTTGTGGTTGCTGTTTTGGGAATCAGCTACTTCCTGCTGTCGATGTGTGGAGGAGTGATTGTGCTTCTTTTTGGTATTACATTTCCCATGCTATGTGAGTATTAGATTCCCTAACTTCATTAATTTTGATGAGATGTTAGCTACATGAGTGCGGCGGCCATTTTCAAGCAGGGTGTCTGAGTATAAAGCAACACTAAAAAGTTATTAAAGGAAAAGTTTACCCAAAACTGAAAAATCTGCCACAGATCTATATAGTAcccaaagtattttttaacagCTTTTTCTTTTTTGGCGAGACCGCCTTTTTGGGTACTAAATTAGCTCCTACTCCATAGTAGTGTCTAACCAGCAGATCACAAACTAGTGGTGACGTAAGTGTAAGTTTATTGGTTGCTTATCAAGAGTTTTTGTTTGTGAGGTTTACTGTTGTGTTTCAATTTGTCAGTGTGTCTTATCCACGCTTCTCTGAGACTTCGCAACATGAAGAACAAGTTGGAGAACAAGATTGAGGGTGTTGGCCTAAAGAAGACGCCAATGGGAGTCATAATGGATCTTCTTGATCAGCAAGAAGAGAAAATCAACAAAGTCCAGGATTTCTTGGAGAGTAAGCTGAAAGATTAAGCATCAGTACcatcaacatttttttattttgaatggtTTATTGTTGTTGTCAGATATTTGACCACCACATGGCACTTTTGAGATATCCTTTGAATATACCAAAGTATGACAATGCATAAACATAAGCTTTTATCCCTTAACCATTAAGTATGGTGAAGTGTTAAAGCTATttaatgctgtttttatttcttGCTATTGTGAAAAACTGTCCGTTAAACTGTATTTTTGTCCGAAATAGGCATTTTAAATTAATCACAAACCCTTTGTGCTTGCACCTCTTATTGTAATTTTGTCTATTTTtgtttacatagaaatgatCATAAATATGTATGCGATGTAAagcatgaaaatatttatatagaCAATTACAGAAAGCACTTTGATATTTTAGTTTAGTTGTGTGCACCTCTTGCCAGGTTATATGTTTTGTTGCCATTTTAATTAAAAGTAGAAATGAATGTAATAAAATTTGAATTTGGATAAGTATGGGCACATTTCAAACCGTAACATTGCCTTTGGCAGAAATCAGACTTAATAATAGActtaaatatatcatattttcCCACTCTTAAAGCTTAAGGATGGTGAAGGCCATTAACAAAAGATTTTATTTGGtcttctgatttttttttttgctgcttATATTTTGACTGCAGATAATAACAAAATTAAACATGGTaacctttaaattatttgtatgtattatttgctaaattCTTTTTATGGCCCAAGCACGCTGGGGTGAGAGTGAACTTTGTGCAAAGGCCCCTATTGCTTTCTAAGGATTTTTTTGCTAAGGTTGGGATCATT contains:
- the arl6ip5b gene encoding ADP-ribosylation factor-like 6 interacting protein 5b; amino-acid sequence: MAGVKVAPMRPLKDFFPGVDQFAKPDVSDLSKWNNRVINNLLYYQTNYFAAAIVVLLIVGFLNPLGMLLGGVVVAAVFMGSVWAGENQAMIKNFKKKNPSLFVVAVLGISYFLLSMCGGVIVLLFGITFPMLLCLIHASLRLRNMKNKLENKIEGVGLKKTPMGVIMDLLDQQEEKINKVQDFLESKLKD